GCGACACACAACAGTGGCACGATCGGATTATCCGCAATCAAGTCGGCGTTATATTCCGCGCAGTTTGTCAAAAATCGATTCGATTCGGTTTGAGTGGGCAAATCTGTCAAAATTGTTCGGTTCCGAATTAAGTCCGCATTTTGGGTTTTTCCGCTTTCGAGCAAAAAGTCAGCCGTCAATTTATCCGCTTGAATTTTTCCGAATAGACGACTTTTTTAGTCAGATTATTTGTCTGGATATTTCGTCGGAGCAATTACAGGTAACGGTCTTGTATAACGCACGATGCGTGATGCACTGACTAAATTACATAAAAAATACCTTATTTCCCGCCCGGGCGATTTTTCCGATAAGGAAAAATTGAGCATTGGGCGTTATGCATTGTTATGTTTAGTGCCGACGCATAACAGTGGCACGTCCGAGTCAGAAATCCAAGTCAAAATTTACAGTTTCAGTTTATGATTTTTGTCGAAATTTATTTTTTCCGCCAAACAAGTCCGATTAAAATTTTGTGCAATAATTCCGAAACTCAATTTTGTGTTTAAATAACCGATTGGTACTGTCCGATGCAAGTCCGCTGCATTTTATTCAGCTTGTTTTTTTGTCAATTGGGCTGCGTTAATTTCCAGTCATAATTCGCAAATACGCCCAAATTAAATGCCTCCGAATTAATTCGCAAGAATTCAATTCGGAGGCATTGAACATAACGGTCTCGTATAACCGTCAGTTACGGCTTAAAGTTAAACAATCTTTCAGCAGAGACCGACGGTAGCAATTCCGCGTGGATTCGGACGTAGTCGAATCCGCCGTAATTGCGGTTATACATTGTTGGCAACTGGCTTTTTATTTATCAGTTTTATAGTCCAAATCAGATTGGTGATTCCAATACCTATAATTCCAAAAGTCGCAATGAATTGAATTGGTGATTCTTTTCCGATTGCGAGTAATGTCAAAATCAGAAGAGGAATAAATCCAATTCCAATTTTCAGAGTCAAATTCCGCACCTTTTGTTCAATCAATCGTAATAAAATTCCGTTCACGATTGCCAAAATTAAAGCAGGTACGAAATACAGCATTATCAAAAAGAAAATTTCTCCATATGGGTGATTTTCATATAGAAGAGGCGCAATAAAAATTCCGATAATGCAGAATAGAAATCCAATTATGATATTAGTTTGTCGTTCCATTTCGGTTTTTTCAGCTTGTTGCCAACGGTTTTGTATAACGCACGATGCGTGATGCACAGACTAAATTACATAAAAAATACCTTATTTCCCGCCCGGGCGATTTTTCCGATAAGGAAAAATTGAGCATTGGGCGTTATGCGTTGTTACCTGTTTTTGCGACACACAACAGTGGCACGATCGGCTTTTCCGCAATCAAGTCGGCGTAATATTCCGCGCAGTTTGTCAAAAATCGATTCGAGTCCGTTTAAGTGGGCAAATCCGTTAAAATTGTTCGGTTCCGAATTAAGTCCGCATTTTGGATTTTTCCGCTTTCGAGCAAAAAGTCAGCCGTCAATTTATCCGCTTGAATTTTTCCGAATAGACGACTTTTTTAGTCAGATTATTTGTCTGGAAATTTCGTCGGAGCAATTACAGGTAACGGTTTTGTATAACGCACGATGCGTGATGCACTGACTAAATTACATAAAAAATACCTTATTTCCCGCCCGGGCGATTTTTCCGATAAGGAAAAATTGAGCATTGGGCGTTATGCGTTGTTACCTGTTTTTGCGACACACAACAGTGGCACGATCGGATTATCCGCAATCAAGTCGGCGTTATATTCCGCGCAGTTTGTCAAAAATCGATTCGATTCGGTTTGAGTGGGCAAATCTGTCAAAATTGTTCGGTTCCGAATTAAGTCCGCGTTTTGGGTTTTTCCGCTTTCGAGCAAAAAGTCAGCCGTCAAACTTCTGCTTGAATTTTTCCGAATAGACGACTTTTTTAGTCAGATTATTTGTCTGGAAATTTCATCGGAGCAATTACAGGTAACGGTCTTGTATAACGCACGATGCGTAATGCAAAGACTAAATTACATAAAAAATACCTTATTTCCCGCCCGGGCGATTTTTCCGATAAGGAAAAATTGAGCATTGGGCGTTATGCATTGTTATGTTTAGTGCCGACGCATAACAGTGGCACGTCCGAGTCAGAAATCCAAGTCAAAATTTACAGTTTCAGTTTATGATTTTTGTCGAAATTTATTTTTTCCGCCAAACAAGTCCGATTAAAATTTTGTGCAATAATTCCGAAACTCAATTTTGTGTTTAAATAACCGATTGGTACTGTCCGATGCAAGTCCGCTGCATTTTATTCAGCTTGTTTTTTTGTCAATTGGGCTGCGTTAATTTCCAGTCATAATTCGCAAATACGCCCAAATTAAATGCCTCCGAATTAATTCGCAAGAATTCAATTCGGAGGCATTGAACATAACGTTTTTGTGTATGATTAGTGGCGTGTTCCACGCACCTAATTTAGCAAATAAAAACCGAATAGAAAATCCGCGAGGATTTTCGTAAGTAGGCGAGAACTAGCCATTAATTATACACGTTGTTGCCCACAGTACTTTTAGTTTTTCCAATTTTGAATTCGGTCAAGATATAAATAACTTTCCACGAATTTTTTATGTTCCGAACTCGTCATTTTCTCCAATAAATTCAATGCTGAAATATAACTTGCTAAATTTCCATTTGACGAACTGAATTTTCCGTCCTCAACGAAAGTTACCAAACTATCATTCTGTACTTTTAAATTCGGATAGTCTTTTTGTAATTGTTCTCCACCACCAATCCAAGTGACGATTTTATGTCCATCTGCAATTCCAGATTTTCCGATTAATTGAGCTCCAGCACAATTACTCACAACATATTCAGTTTCTTTATTTTTCTCTTTTATGAAGTTTACTATTTTTTCGTTGTGAACTTGTGCGTACATATCATAAGCACTCGGCACAAAAAGAGCTGTTAATTTTGGGCAATTTTCAAACGTAAAGTCAGGCAAAATTTTTATTCCTTCTTCGGTTGTGATTGGTTTTTCAGTTTCTGCAATCGTGATTACATTAAAGATTTGTTTTCCGCTTTCGGTTGGTTTTGCGAAAACATCAGAAGTAGCAATTACTTCGCTTTGTAAAACTCCGTTATACATCAAAAGTCCGATTGTTGGCAATTCCGATTTGAATGGTTTTAAGTGTTTTGTCAGAGTATCCGATTCAATTTCCTTTTGATTTAGGTTCTCTTTATCGAGATTATTTTTCGATTTTTCAGAGTTGCAACTTATCAAAATAGTTGTGAAAATCATTATTGTTAAAACTCTAAATTTTGTCATTTCGTTCTGTTTTTCTCGTATTGTGGGCAACG
This region of Aequorivita marisscotiae genomic DNA includes:
- a CDS encoding DJ-1/PfpI family protein, with protein sequence MTKFRVLTIMIFTTILISCNSEKSKNNLDKENLNQKEIESDTLTKHLKPFKSELPTIGLLMYNGVLQSEVIATSDVFAKPTESGKQIFNVITIAETEKPITTEEGIKILPDFTFENCPKLTALFVPSAYDMYAQVHNEKIVNFIKEKNKETEYVVSNCAGAQLIGKSGIADGHKIVTWIGGGEQLQKDYPNLKVQNDSLVTFVEDGKFSSSNGNLASYISALNLLEKMTSSEHKKFVESYLYLDRIQNWKN